Genomic DNA from Carnobacteriaceae bacterium zg-C25:
ACCGTGGTGGTTATCTATACCATGGCCGTGTGAAAGCTTTAGCTGAAGCTGCACGCGAAAATGGACTAGAATTTTAGAAGGAGGATACCCATTCATGGCTTTTATCGATCATACAAAATTAGAATTAGAAGATCGCGTTGTTGCTATTAACCGCGTCACAAAAGTTGTTAAAGGTGGACGTCGTTTACGTTTTGCTGCTTTAGTGGTTGTGGGTGACAAAAATGGTCACGTTGGTTTCGGTACTGGTAAAGCTCAAGAGGTTCCAGAAGCTATCCGTAAAGCAATCGAAGACGCTAAGAAAAACTTAATTTCAGTACCAACTGTAGGATCAACAATTCCTCACGAAGTAATTGGACGTTTCTGTGGTGGTAACGTATTGTTAAAACCAGCTACTGCCGGTTCTGGAGTTGCTGCAGGTGGACCAGTACGTGCAGTTGTTGAGTTGGCAGGTATTGCCGATGTAACAAGTAAATCATTAGGATCTAACACACCAGTAAACATGGTTCGTGCAACGATTGAAGGATTAAAACAATTAAAACGTGCTGAAGAGGTTGCGCAATTACGTGGCAAATCAGTAGAAGAATTATAATAGGAGGACTTAAAGATGGCAGAATTAAAAATTACTTTAAAACGTAGCTTAATCGGACGTCCTCAAAATCAAATCGATACATGCAAAGCTTTAGGTTTAACAAAACCTCACAAAACAGTTGTGAAGCCTGTAAACGATGCGATTAAAGGTATGGTTCGTACAGTTTCTCACTTAGTAGAAGTAGAAGAAATTTAAATTTTATAATATTTTACAATAAGGAGGTGCCTCATCAATGGAACTTCATTCATTAAAACCTGCTGCAGGTTCACGTCACGTACGTAACCGTGTAGGTCGTGGTCAAGGTTCAGGAAATGGTAAAACAGCGGGACGTGGACACAAAGGTCAGAAAGCACGTTCAGGCGGTGGTGTAAGATTAGGTTTTGAAGGTGGTCAAACACCATTATTCAAACGTATTGCAAAACGTGGTTTTACTAACATTAACCGTAAAGAATACGCAATTGTTAATTTATCTGACTTAAACCGTTTTGAAGATGGAACTGAAGTAACACCTGTTGCTTTATTTGAAGCTGGAATCGTTTCAAAAGAGTTATCAGGAATCAAAGTTTTAGCAAATGGTAAATTAGAAAGAAAATTAACTGTTAAAGCACACAAATTTTCGCAAGTAGCTAAAGAAGCTATTGAAGCTGCTGGTGGTTCAGTAGAGGTGATTTAATGTTCTCATTATTAAAATCAGCCTTTAAAGTAAAAGAGATGCGTCAACGTATCTTTTTTACTATTATGATGATTGTTATATTTAGAATTGGGACACAAATTACGGTTCCGGGAGTTAATGCAGCGGCTATGGCGCGTTTGTCAAACTCTGGAAACAGTTTGTTTAGTATTTTAAATACGTTTGGTGGGGGAGCCTTGCAACAATATTCTATTTTTGCACTAGGGGTCTCACCATACATCACGTCATCAATTATTGTTCAGTTGTTACAAATGGACATCATTCCGGTGTTTAGTGAATGGTCAAAACAAGGTGAAGTTGGTCGTCGTAAATTAAATCGTGCAACCGTATATTTCACAATTGTTCTTGGTTTCGTTCAAGCCATCGGTATTTCACTAGGTTTTAACGCATTAACAGGTTTCGGTTTAGTTAGAAATACATCAGCTCAATCTTATTTAATGATTGCGTTGGTTTTAACTGCCGGTACAATGTTAGTGATGTGGATGGGTGAACAAATTACGCAAAAAGGTGTAGGTAACGGAACATCGCTTATTATTTTAAGTGGTATCGTTGCACAACTACCCGGAGAATTATACAGCCTATTTGTTAGATATTTAGGCAACGCTGACGTTTCATTAAAACGTCGTCTTGTTGTGGTAGCAGGTGGTGTCGCATTATTGTTGCTAATGTTTGCTTTTGTCATTCTCATGGAACAAGCACAACGCAAACTTCACGTACAATATTCTAAGCGTGCCAATGGAGCTAGTAAAATGGCTTATTTACCATTGAAAATTAATTCGGCTGGTGTAGTGCCTGTTATTTTTGCGAGCTCATTTATTTTAATTCCATCTACAATTTTAGGCTTCTTTTCAACACAATACGCGGATCGCGGTTGGTTCCAAATGTTGCAAACAGCCTTTAATTATCGTCAACCAGTGGGAGCGGTAATTTATATTACGCTAATCATCTTGTTTACGTTCTTCTATGCATTTATTCAAGTTAACCCTGAAAAAGTGGCAGAAAACTTACAAAAACAAGGTGGATACATTGTGGGTGTAAGACCCGGAAAAGGAACTGAAAACTACTTATCTAAAATGCTAATGCGTTTAAGTGTAGTTGGATCAGTTTACTTAGCACTTATTGCAGCAATTCCGATTATCGCGTCATTAGTGATTCCGTCTTTCCCTTCAAGATTATCTTTAAGTGGAACGAATATTTTAATTGTGATTGGTGTTATTTTAGAAACATCTAAACAAATTCAAGGAAAATTGATGAAACGTAAATATAAAGGATTTATTCAGTAACGCGGCAAATCACATTTTGTCGTTTTACTGCAATATCTCTGGAGGAAGTAGTAATGAATATTTTATTGATGGGCTTGCCAGGGGCAGGTAAAGGAACACAAGCTGAAAAGATTGTTGAAACATACAAGTTTCCTCATATTTCAACAGGAGATATGTTCCGTGCAGCAATGAAAAATGAAACACCGTTAGGTGTACAAGCTAAATCTTATATGGATAAAGGTGAGTTAGTACCAGATGATGTAACTAACGGTATTGTGAAAGAGCGTTTAGCTCAAGACGATACAGCAAAAGGCTTCTTATTGGATGGATTTCCACGTACATTAGCCCAAGCACACGCTTTAGACGAGATTTTAGAACAATTAGGTAGAAAAATTGACGCAGTGATTAACATTGATGTGAATCCAGAAGTGTTGCAAGCGCGCTTAACAGGCCGTATCATTTGCCGTGGGTGTGGTGCAACGTATCATAAATTAAACAATCCACCAAAAGTGGAAGGTGTTTGTGATAAGTGTGGGTCGCATGAATTTTATCAACGCGAAGATGACAAACCAGAAACAGTTGAAAATCGTATTCAAATCAACTTAAAACAAGCACAACCTTTATTAGACTATTATGCTGAAAAACAAGTGTTATTTAATGTCAATGGAGAAGACGATATCGCTGTTGTCTTTGAAGAAGTCAAAAAAATCATTGAAAAGTAATCTAGCGCAACCTTTTCAAAGCCTTGATTTCATGGTATAATTTGAGGGTTAGAGCTATAAAAGAAGCGGATAGTTAAGGAGGTATAAAGGCGTGGCTAAAGACGATGTGATTGAAATTGAAGGAACAGTCGTTGAAACTTTGCCGAATGCAATGTTTAAAGTAGAATTAGAAAACGGCCATATTGTATTGGCACATGTTTCTGGAAAAATCAGAATGCATTACATTCGTATTCTACCAGGGGATAAAGTAACGGTTGAGTTATCACCATATGATTTAACTCGTGGAAGAATTACATATCGCTTTAAATAATTGTACTCCATCCATAAAATAAGATAGTTTCTTGTTTTTGATTAAATGATGTATAAATCGTTTACTTTAGAGGAGGTAAAAAAATGAAAGTTAGAGCTTCAGTAAAACCAATTTGCGAAAAATGTAAAGTCATTAAACGCAATGGTCGTGTTATGGTAATTTGTGAAAATCCAAAACACAAACAACGTCAAGGATAATTATAAGGAGGTGCCGTAAATGGCTCGTATCGCAGGTGTAGACGTACCACGTGATAAACGTGTAGTAATTTCTTTAACATACATTTTTGGTATTGGAAAGAAAACTTCTCAAGATATTTTAGCAGCTGCAGAAGTATCTGAAGATGTACGTGTCAAAGACTTAACAAACGATCAATTAGACCGTATTCGTGCGGAAGTTGACAAATTAAAAGTTGAAGGTGACTTACGTCGTGAAGTTAGCTTAAATATCAAACGTTTGATGGAAATCGGATCATACAGAGGTATCCGTCACCGTCGTGGTTTACCAGTTCGTGGACAAAATACTAAAAATAATGCACGTACTCGTAAAGGCCCAGCAAAAGCAATTGCAGGCAAGAAAAAATAATTCTAAGTAGGGAGGTTAAACTTCATGGCTAAAAAAGTGACTCGTAAACGTCGCGTGAAAAAAAATATTGAATCAGGTATTGCACATATCCGTTCAACATTCAACAATACAATCGTTATGATTACAGATGTTCATGGAAATGCTGTGTCATGGTCATCAGCAGGTGCTTTAGGATTTAAAGGTTCTAAAAAATCTACTCCATTCGCAGCGCAAATGGCTGCTGAATCAGCTGCTAAAGGTTCTATCGAACACGGTATGAGAACAGTTGAAGTATCAGTTAAAGGACCAGGTTCAGGACGTGAATCAGCAATTCGTTCTTTACAAGCTGCTGGATTAGAAATTACATCAATTCGTGATGTAACCCCAATCCCACACAATGGTTGCCGTCCTCCAAAACGTCGTCGTGTATAATTTATACTAGAGATTTGGAAGCGTGTAATTTTAAAGAAGAAAAACGTAAACTTAAAAGTAGTTTGAGACAGTAAAACTGTTTAAATTCGAAAGGGGTATAAAAAATGATCGAAATTGAAAAACCAAAGATTGAGACGATTGAGATCAGCGAAGATGCCAAGTTTGGTAAATTCGTTGTGGAACCACTAGAACGCGGTTATGGAACAACCCTTGGAAATTCACTACGTCGTATTTTGTTATCTTCATTACCGGGTGCAGCAATTACCGATATTCA
This window encodes:
- the rpsE gene encoding 30S ribosomal protein S5, with protein sequence MAFIDHTKLELEDRVVAINRVTKVVKGGRRLRFAALVVVGDKNGHVGFGTGKAQEVPEAIRKAIEDAKKNLISVPTVGSTIPHEVIGRFCGGNVLLKPATAGSGVAAGGPVRAVVELAGIADVTSKSLGSNTPVNMVRATIEGLKQLKRAEEVAQLRGKSVEEL
- the rpmD gene encoding 50S ribosomal protein L30; translation: MAELKITLKRSLIGRPQNQIDTCKALGLTKPHKTVVKPVNDAIKGMVRTVSHLVEVEEI
- the rplO gene encoding 50S ribosomal protein L15 → MELHSLKPAAGSRHVRNRVGRGQGSGNGKTAGRGHKGQKARSGGGVRLGFEGGQTPLFKRIAKRGFTNINRKEYAIVNLSDLNRFEDGTEVTPVALFEAGIVSKELSGIKVLANGKLERKLTVKAHKFSQVAKEAIEAAGGSVEVI
- the secY gene encoding preprotein translocase subunit SecY is translated as MFSLLKSAFKVKEMRQRIFFTIMMIVIFRIGTQITVPGVNAAAMARLSNSGNSLFSILNTFGGGALQQYSIFALGVSPYITSSIIVQLLQMDIIPVFSEWSKQGEVGRRKLNRATVYFTIVLGFVQAIGISLGFNALTGFGLVRNTSAQSYLMIALVLTAGTMLVMWMGEQITQKGVGNGTSLIILSGIVAQLPGELYSLFVRYLGNADVSLKRRLVVVAGGVALLLLMFAFVILMEQAQRKLHVQYSKRANGASKMAYLPLKINSAGVVPVIFASSFILIPSTILGFFSTQYADRGWFQMLQTAFNYRQPVGAVIYITLIILFTFFYAFIQVNPEKVAENLQKQGGYIVGVRPGKGTENYLSKMLMRLSVVGSVYLALIAAIPIIASLVIPSFPSRLSLSGTNILIVIGVILETSKQIQGKLMKRKYKGFIQ
- a CDS encoding adenylate kinase — protein: MNILLMGLPGAGKGTQAEKIVETYKFPHISTGDMFRAAMKNETPLGVQAKSYMDKGELVPDDVTNGIVKERLAQDDTAKGFLLDGFPRTLAQAHALDEILEQLGRKIDAVINIDVNPEVLQARLTGRIICRGCGATYHKLNNPPKVEGVCDKCGSHEFYQREDDKPETVENRIQINLKQAQPLLDYYAEKQVLFNVNGEDDIAVVFEEVKKIIEK
- the infA gene encoding translation initiation factor IF-1, producing MAKDDVIEIEGTVVETLPNAMFKVELENGHIVLAHVSGKIRMHYIRILPGDKVTVELSPYDLTRGRITYRFK
- the rpmJ gene encoding 50S ribosomal protein L36, producing the protein MKVRASVKPICEKCKVIKRNGRVMVICENPKHKQRQG
- the rpsM gene encoding 30S ribosomal protein S13, translated to MARIAGVDVPRDKRVVISLTYIFGIGKKTSQDILAAAEVSEDVRVKDLTNDQLDRIRAEVDKLKVEGDLRREVSLNIKRLMEIGSYRGIRHRRGLPVRGQNTKNNARTRKGPAKAIAGKKK
- the rpsK gene encoding 30S ribosomal protein S11, whose product is MAKKVTRKRRVKKNIESGIAHIRSTFNNTIVMITDVHGNAVSWSSAGALGFKGSKKSTPFAAQMAAESAAKGSIEHGMRTVEVSVKGPGSGRESAIRSLQAAGLEITSIRDVTPIPHNGCRPPKRRRV